The genomic region CGCCTTCAGCTCGGCGAAGCGGGACACCGCCATCTCGATGGCCGGCACGACGTCGCTCTTGCTGAACGGCTTCACGAGGTACGCCATGGCACCGGCGTCACGGGCGCGTTCGACGAGGTCGCGCTGCGAGAACGCGGTCAGCATCAGTACGGGGGCGATGGACTCCTCCGCGATCTTCTCGGCGGCGGAGATCCCGTCCAGGACGGGCATCTTCACGTCGAGGATGACGAGGTCCGGGCGGTGCTCGCGGGCCAGCTCGACGGCCGTCTGGCCGTCCCCGGCCTCACCGACGACGGCGTACCCCTCTTCCTCCAGCATCTCTTTCAGGTCGAGACGGATGAGCGCCTCGTCCTCGGCGATGACGACGCGGGTCGTCAGCGGCGGAACGTGCGACTGGTCGGCGTCGGGCGTGGGCGTCGACTCGTGCTCGGCGGTCACGGAGGCTCCTCGTTGCGGGGCATAACAGCTCCCCCGAGCCTACCGAGCTCCTGTAAGGTGGTGCCACGCAGGGTTCCCCCGAACCTTCGTTTTGAAGGCCCCAGTACTCCAAC from Streptomyces sp. NBC_00190 harbors:
- a CDS encoding ANTAR domain-containing response regulator → MTAEHESTPTPDADQSHVPPLTTRVVIAEDEALIRLDLKEMLEEEGYAVVGEAGDGQTAVELAREHRPDLVILDVKMPVLDGISAAEKIAEESIAPVLMLTAFSQRDLVERARDAGAMAYLVKPFSKSDVVPAIEMAVSRFAELKALEKEVADLSLRLETRKLVDRAKSILQTQYGLTEPAAFRWIQKTSMDRRMSMQQVAEAVIEDAEEKKQNAGQ